The nucleotide window AACTATAATAAAGCTTGCGCACTGTGAAACAATATGCCTCTTAATTGAATTAGAGTGACTAATCCTGAAATATTGCATagtatacatatatatcaaacaCAATTGATGTTGCAAGTGACTCCTCAAAATGCTATTTTATAACACTAATTATTGGGGGTCTATGAGGTCAGTGCTAAATCTGCTAGTTAACTATCATCATTTAGTGGTCAAGACTCAAAACTTGAGCCTCACGGTATTATTGATCACGGAAGGTTCGGCCATGGCACCGTTCCCATAATCCCCACAAGCTAACCTCTTTGTGATGGGAGGGATCAGTGTGAAACCAAGTTCACTGATAGCTTTGAGATGGCGTTCGGTGAAGGGATTCTCCCACATAAAGGTGTTCATGGCAGGAGCAACGTAGATTGGCTTGTTGAAGTCCCATGCTCGCACGATGCATGTTAGTAGGTTGTCACACAAACCGCCAGCaatctgaaaaagaagaagaagaagaagaagaagaagaagattgaaaaACCATGACTATGATCCTAGACCTCCAAGAAAAGGACTGGGCTAGGCTAGAATGCATGTCACCATAGCTCACTTGATTGTAGCAACTCTAATAATGCACACATGGCACACATGGATGCCAACCCAAGCCATCCACACCTTGGGcccaattgtggatggagcaaATCCCAGATATCACACCAATCCGTTGATCCTAACCGACTTCACCCATTAAACATTGACCATATacatttttaatcatccatttgattAACACCAACTAGATTGTATTATCATGATTTGTCCAGTTATTTTGACTCCCCGGCCCTACTCAACCCCAACTTCGGCTCATAAGCTGGAGGGCCTGGATTGGCATGCATGGAAAGTGATGATGGATGAGTTGCCGAAGGTTAGTTGTGGTAAAAGCACAACGTTGTCAATTCTAGGATCTAAGAACAAACAGAAACAGGAGCATCCAATGGAGAaaaagtgttttttttaaaaaaaataaaaaataaaaattgttgtcatcatcatcacacCAACAACATTAAATAATAGGATCCATCTTGCCACGTGGAATATAGGAACTTTGAAAGGTAAGAGTATAGAGTTGGTGTGTATGATGAAACGATGAAGAGCTTGCAAGAAATCAAGTCGTAAGGAGCAAAAGCTAAGGAAATTGATGCATATGGACTTTGGTACGTAAGAAAGGCCAACAGCATAAATATGATAGAGATATTAGTAGACAGATTTAAGAGAGTAGACAATAGACCTATTAAAAAAGCTTGTGTTGGGAGAGGCAATAATCCATGTCGTTGGTGCATATGCTCCATAGGCAAGATTAGAGAAGAGGCAATTCTAGCTGGACATGGATGGATTAATACAACAAGTTTTCAAAATGGAGAGAGGATATTTAGAGGGGGCTTTCTTGGtgatgtgggaaaaaaaaaaagtcgatATGAAAAGGAGCATGGAGTATATAATTTTGGGAATAGAAATGCGATGGGGGATGGTATCGTTGATTTTACTATGGCATATTATCTTACAATAGCAAACACATACTTTAAAAATAATGATGAGCATTTAATAACCTTCAAAAGTACATTTACAAGCCATATAGAATTCTTTCTACTTATGAAGACAACGATCAATATGCAAAGACTGCACGGGTACACCCAAAAAGAGTTTGAACATGCAACACtggctctgtgtgtgtgtgtgtgtgtgtgtgtgtgtgtgtgtgtgtgtgtgtgtgtgtgatgttaTTTAGGaagaaactgatttttttttttttaaaaggaaattacacTTATGAGTAAACTTAGCGATGGAATGGTCAAATTTAATAGGTTATTTGTGAAAAACGATCATATTACAAGGCTTGGCATGGGACTAAAAACAAGGAAATTTTAGAAGAACATAAAACGGCCGCAAGAAATGTTAAATAGCAACTAAGGCTAACTTAAGGCATATGATGAACTATACAATAGATTAGGAATAGGAGAAGGTTGGAAAGAAAATTTCAgacttgcaaaaatgagagaaGGAAAATGCAGGGACCTCAATCATGTTAGATGCATTTAGAACAATGACAATAGGGTATTGATCAAGGACAACaagatcaatgaaaggtggagaaATTATTTCCAAAACTTCCTAAAATGACAACCACTCTGAGAACTTCAGGATATTAGTATTCATAAACTCCAATGAAGCTAGAGATCATAGATACTTCCATAGGATTGGAATATCCGAGGTAAAAGAAGCTTTGCAAAAAATGAAGACAGGCAAGGCCTTGGGACCATATGGTATACCAGTAGAGGTTTGGAAGTGCACAGGGAAGATTGGTTTAGTTTGGTTGACTAATTTGTTCAACGAAGTTTTAAGAACAAAGAAAATGGTAGACAGGTGGAGGAAAAGTAAACAAAGCTCCACTACTATTGGATGGAGTCATACCATGAATTTTTGGGAGAATGTGATTGAGCAAatattaaggcatgagacaaatatATCAGAAAATCAGTTCGTATTTATGACAGGGATGCTAACTGTCAAGGTTATTTTCTTACTTAGACAATTGACAAAGAAGTTCAGGGAGAGAAGAAAGTTCTCCTGAGGCCTTTATGGACTTAGAGAGCATAAAATAATGTACCTGGACAGATAATCGGGTGGGTGTTGGGGAAGGAATCTCAAGGGAATATATTGACATGGTTAAGGACATGCACAATGGAGTAGTAATTAATGTTGGggccactagtggagagacattTTTTCCCCTCACAGTAGCCAACACTAAGGCAGAGTTGAGTCCAAACAATTTGCATTGGTTAGGGCAAGGTAACTAGAAGAGGTCCCtcggtgtatgttgtttgcagatgacatgaTTTTAATTGATAAGACAAGGGTGGGGGTAAACACAAGTACACAACTAAAACTAGAGATGCTTGAGAATCTAAGGCCTTTAAAATtagctaggaaaaaaaaaaacagaatataCAAATGCAATTTAGTAGTAATAGAGTAAAAAGGAAGAGTTGGTTAAAATTGAAGGTCAAGAAGTACCCAAAATGGCCACCCAAACATCatgggtcgataattcatgagaactaagagattgagaaagatgttgCTCATAGAAATTAGAGTTGGgtagatgaagtggagatgtgcctctgaaGTTCTGTGATTAGTgcataaaaaccaaacagaaggGAGAGATTATATGACAGTAACAAGACCAACCTTGGAAGAGATTATTGGGCAGTCACAGAACAAAACAGTCATAGAATGAATGGCGCTGAAATGAGAATGTTGGAATGGATAAGTGGCAACACGAGAAGGATAGAATTATAAATGAACATATTCAAGGGAACCCATGAGTAGACCCAATAGGCAATAATatgaagtagacttagatgggtTTGGCCACACATATCGAAGACCTAAAACTGCATTTGTTTGGAGAAGCTGGTTCAAATTGAAGGCTATAAAGGGCATGGGGAAggcaaaaggacatggatggagatagtaagaaaagatttgatgacctatgatttaattgaggatatggcccttgataaagtggaatggaGAACATAATTCATGTAGCcgaacccaattaattgggataaggcttagatgatgatgacgatgaaaaTGGCGATAGTGATAAGGATAATGATAATTAATGATTATAATGATAGCGATAGTAATATGATAAATCTATAGTGAcaatggtaataataataataacaaaggatAAATGCTTATGAACATTGTAAACATTCAATCCTTCAAGCCTGCAAAGTAGTATGGACAAGTTAACAACTTCACATTTCATATCTCTGCAGCGATCTTTGTCGAGTCTAGCATGACATTTGTTGATAAAAACATATCAGCAAAGATAACGATACACAAAAGAGACATTTAAGCAACTACAAGAAGATCTTACCTTGCCAAGTGTATTTGCTGACAACGGGGCAATTACCATGTTATCAGCCCATTTTCTAAGCTCAATGTGAAGCACATTGTCACCAATTTTCTTCCAACTGGACCATTCATCTTCATCCGTGTAAAGAATTACATCCTTTGGAAGTGATGCTTTATCAATGAAGTGCAAGGAAGACCTGGTGGCTACTGCTTTGACTTCTGCCCATTCGGAAAAGCTATGGCAAAGGCTTCCAAATTTTATAGCAGCTACACTTCCACTAGCAGCCAAGAGAATACGTGGTTTTTTCATATCCATATAATCCATTGCTGCTTCCCTTTCTGACATAGGTTCTACTTGCAACAACTACTCAGCAAGTATTGACGTTGTCAGACCAAATACCAATAACAAGCAAGCATAAGAAAATGATAGTAGAATATCAAACATACGGTTGCATTCCATGCTTTGCAGGATAGATTGCGCTATGCTAAATCTATTCAGTAGATTTGCTAATTCTACATATATAGATCCCAGCCCCTAAATGTGGCCACACATGCTAAGGTGTCACATGAGTGCAAGCAACCTGATTCTTAGGCCAGGGAACACGTATATGACAGGTCCACCTGATGGGCAGCTCTGGTTACTGCACAGGTTTGCTGCATTGCTATGTGCAGCACGTATATTAGAGCTGTGATTTACATGCATGTAGAATTAACTTACCTCTGTATTCACTATTCCAGATAGAAATATCTTCTCCCTACTAAAGAAATGTTGCATGAAAGATGAACAAACATTGTTCATAAAACCACAAATCAAAACAATAGGTGAATAATTCTAGTAGAAGTCATAAAAACAAATATGATAGCATGTTAAAAGTAGGGTATGTTACTTGTATTGATACCTTGAATTTTTGAAGGAAAATCAAATCCCCATTCTCATACCAAATTCTATGTATTGAAGATGCagccaatatttatttatttattatgataCAACTgataatatcagccgatatcatcAGTATTGCACCCTATAAATACGAAACATGGAGTAACAAACTTTGAATAGTATTGAGGATATTATGGATAATATCCACCGAGATATGCCTTCTTAAAGGTAAAATGCTACGATGGAAAGACGAATCTTTTCGTCAAAGGGAGTCACAGATGGGCAATCTATTGGAGGAGATTCAGGCATTGGACTTGAAAGGAGGAATGTTATCAGACAATAAAAGGGAACGTAGAGAGAGGTTATTCGTAGTGACTACAATAAACTCCTAAGAAAAGAAATAAAGTGGAAGCAGCTTTCACGTGTGACTTAAGGGGACAGCAACACGAAGTTTTTCCACGGTTTTCCCAGCACTAGAGCTCGCTGTAATAGGATCAAATCTGTAAGTAGAAAATGGGGCCCCAGGTTAGAAGGAAAGTCTCAGGTCTGTGAAGCAATTGTATCATAGTACAAAACCTGCTGTCAGATCTGGGTTTGCATAGACCGACCCTAGATCAGCTCAAATTTGCATCCATATCCAGCTCAAAGGCAGATTCTTTGGATAATGAAATTTCGGAAGAAGAAATCAAGTCCGCTATCAAAGCTCTGGGAAAGGACAAAGCACCAGGCCTAGACGGTTTCACTTTGGCATTTTTTCAAATCTTTTGGAAGACTTTAAGATCTGATTTGGTGGCTTTTTGCTGTGAGTTCAGGGTGAATGCCTGAATGGTAAGTTATTTTCGGAGATGGGTGCGACGTTTATAGCACTTACTTCTAAGAAGGAAGGAGCAGAATGCATCAAAGATTACGAGCTGGTAAGTCTTCTTGGTTCGCCATATAAGATCATTGCAAAAATCTTGGCAATGAGATTTAGAGATATTTTGGGTCAATCGATCTCTAAAGAGCAAGGGACTTTTGTGGAAGGGAGGTAAATCCTGGAAAGTTCTTTGATAGCTAATGAAATTATTAATTCTCGGCACAATGAGGGTCTTAGTGGGGTAGTTTGCAAGCTAGATTTGGAgaaggcatatgatcatgttGACTGGTCTTTTCTAGATTACTTGTTGGGTTGAATGGGCTGCGGAGTAAAATGCAGAAAGTGGATAATGGAATGTGTGGGATCGGCAAAGTTCTCAGTTCTCATAAACAGTTCCCCCCAGGTTTTCTTTAAATCTTCAAGCGGTTTGAGGCAAGGAGACCCTCCTATCCTCTTTCCTTTTTGTTGTAGTGGCTGAAGCACCTAGCGGAATGTTGGCTAAAGGGGTAAGAGAGGGTTTATTTCGTGGTTTAAAGGTGGATAGAGGAATTTTCAGGTTTCTCACCTCCAGTTTGCGGATGACACTATACTATTTTGCGAACTAGAGGTCTCCCAAGTTGATAACCTTCAGAAAGTCATCTTCTGTTTTGAAGCTGTATCAGGCCTTCCAGTTAATCTTCACAAATCTGAATTGTTGGGTATAGATAGGTTTGCCAAGGGTGGACATAAAAGATTTTGCCTGGGCGTTTGGGTGTAAGTTGGGCCTCTTTCCTTCCACTTATATCGATCTTCCATTATGTATTGAAAAAATCAGCAAGTCACTACGGAACCCAGTAACTGACAGATTTGAAAGGAAATTGTCAGTTCGGAAGGGTAGACATTTGTCACTGGGGATTATGAACAAGCTTCTTCCGGGTAAATGGAGGGTGAGGATTTATGGAAGGAGGTATTGGTGTGTAAATATGGAGTAGTGGGTTTGGGGTGGTAGCCCATTCCATTATATAGAGGGCCGAGTGTATGGAGATCCATATTAAGCCTCGAGGAAGTGGCCCTAAAGGGGGTGGGTTTTAGTGTGGGTGACGGATCTAAGGTTAGGTTATGGAAAGGTAAATGGTTAGGTGACAATCCCCTGCAGAATCTTTATCCACAGCTAGCTCAAGTGGCTTCAGATCTAGATATATCAGTCAGTGTAttaaatagcgcccgtagcgtagtgGTAGagtacgctacgtagcatagagttgccgtagcgctacgtagcgtaccCAAATAGCGCAAATCCCCTGTAGCATACattacaggggtcgtagcgtgtagcgtaggtagcgtatgctacattgcacagtttttttttttttttttttttttttaagttttatgTATGTAAAATGGTGTAAAACTCATATTATAAGAAAATCTTATAATGTAAAATTGAAACCaaaattgcttcattttttaaaaatttaaaacagTTGTGATTTCTTTCTTAAAACATGTGTCGAACTCACAACATAAAGataacttaaaaagaaaaaagttcgAAAGAAGGTTTTCAAAAATCCCTCGTTCAAACCCTAGCCTCCGATTCCACTGCTCATTCGCTTCTTCGAATCTATCGATCCGAAAGGGCATTGATGGGGATTCTTCGGCCGATCATTAGAGCCTACAAGATagtctattttctgtattttggagaACATTGGAGCTGAAACGAAGGAGAAATCAGATTTCCCCCTTTATGTATCCATATGGCTACGAAgttacaaatttcagatttttgattGATTAAATCTCTTCTTCAACCTGCAAGAGATGTTCTTGCGCCTTAACGAGTTCATTTTCATTTAGAATGAATATTTATTAgttattttgggttttttttttcttttcaaaataccagCTATCATGCAATATTTGTAGGATAAGGTTGGTATGCAATTTTttcagtttcttttcttttttaaggtgGTGGTAGgcattgttttccatggtgtaggccacgtggggcccactgtaggtTATGTGTGGGTGTGGatatgcattgttttctatggtgtggcacacGTGGGGCCCATTGAGGTGTACATATGGGTGgatgtgcattgttttctatggtgtggcccaagtggtttgcttagaaagttgttgatgtgataattatttgatttgatttatatatgtggattagcttttgataaatgataattaataacttgctTGAACATTCTTATACTTGATATTTTTTTTAGGTCTTTTTATAATTTTCcgtactatttatcatattttttctattttaaattaaaaaaataaaagtatcgtgtagcttacactacacgctacgtatttacgctacacactatagagggttgaacgctacgccaCACACTACGGCTATTTAAAACAATGATATCAGTTAGTGGTTGCTACAATGCTTCCGATGGTGTTTGGGCTCCCCCATGTGGAAGAGATCTCCATGATGATGAGTTTGGCGAAGTTATGGCTTTATTTCAGCAGCTCTCGGGTATATCGCTTGCAGGTGGCATCGATTCCAAATGCTAGCTTCATTCCAAGTCCAGCAAGTTTTCGGTCAAGTCTCTCTATCTTTGCATTTCAGGTGGTCCTTTAGGCAGGGCCAAGGAGCATACATTCCCTATTTGGTTCTACAGGGCCCCATAGAAGGTGGCAGTTTTTGCTTGGCTTACGGGGTGGAATAAGATTCTCACAATTGACAATTTATGGAAAAGGGGATTTACGATTGTGAATGTTTGTTATCTATGCTAGATAAATGAAGAATCAATAGGTCATTTATTTATTCACTGCCATTTTGCGAGGGAGCTATGCATCAGTGTGCTAGATCACTTTGGAGCTTCTTGGTGACGCCGGAATTGATTGCTGATCTTTTTGTCCAATGGCATGATGACGGGTTGGTAGCAGCTTCTAAGAGGAGATGGAGACTTTTCCTTTTGGCTGGTCTTTGGGCTTTGTGGGCGGAAGAAACAATGGGTGTTTCCGAAACTTGAGTAGATCTGCCAAGGGTGTTTTATTTAAAGCGCAAATGTTGTTGAGCGGGATGGGGTGATGTCTATGTAACatcttttctgttttctttttgtttcttttcctaGCATTTCCTTTGTATTTGTTTGGCTTTCACCGCTTCAAATAAagttgtcatctttcaaaaaaaatccaCCGATAAATGCCAGTAGCTAGAGATCTCAAAAACATCGCCAGATAATGGATAAGCCACTTTAGTATGAGTGCATTGTATTGTCGATATAATCAACACGGCTTAACCAAGGATATGGTCctcatagagtggaatggcagaataaCATTAATCTAGTCAACACCAAGTATTTGGTAGAAGAattagatgatgaagatgatgatgatcaataataacaaaataattgtagcaaaaatctgaaaaataaaaataaagaaaagctATAAATCCtaaacctttttcaaaaaaaaaattggggGAATCTCTTCCTAGTAAGATATTCAGTAACGGTAACAACCAACGTAACAGCCGGCCATGTGACTTGTCACAATATGGGTTGTTAATAGCCTTTACGACCCCTGTAATATTCATTAGACCCTATAACGTCCAAAAATATTTTAGAAGGAAAAAATGTAAacaaatataaaggaaaattttagaaaaatgtgAGGATCCCAAATATATATTCTTTTCTAGTTTTAAACATATATTGGATGGTGAAACAGGCCATTCTTTAGTAAGAATGTTGTCTCAGGTTGCTTGATACTATTAACCTGAGATCGACTCTATAAtagtaaaacatataattaagaTTATAAGTCTATATACGAGTAATGATGAGTTAATAACATAATTATAGACCATTATATAATTACTATATCTAGGCTTCGAACACAAGTCAAGCATGATTTAGTAGATTAGGACCGGTTAGATATAAGTACAACAGAGTGAAGATGAAAAAATGATAATTTACCTCTTATGATATTTTCCAAAATAGTCTATTCCGCTTTGATTCATCAAATCTCATCCAATTTtattttgatcctcaaaataaTCTTACATCTAGTTTAACTTAATTTGTAAGCTTTCTTCAAGATTGAAATGAATAAATAAGTGGATAAAtaagagaaattttgaaaataaaaattttcaaaatagggcCTATTTCCTTCCACAACACCACTCTATTGAAAAGTATATGAATAAGTGGTTTGAGATTCAATACCATTGTTTAACAAATGAGAACTCACTAGAGATACTCCTCACCATTGTCTGAATGCAAAACTTTAATTTCTGCATCGAATTGGGTCGAAAGCACTTCATGAAAAATCTAAAAGATGGAGAAGATGTCATCTTTAGAAAGATCCATGTTGTTCTAGTGCAATCATCAATGAAGGACACAAAATACTTAAAAAGCCAAACCAAATATAATTGGGGATAGGCCCACACATCAAAATTAACTGATGTAAAGGAATATCAGATATTTTATTCATACTAACTGGATAATTATTTCTACAATGTTTGCTATTTGACATGAACATGGTATTAAAAAATCGTTAATGGTTACGTTATGGCGGTAAAGGCTCTTACAAAAAGGAAATAGTCACCCATGTTACACGATACGGGGGTGAATCAGtccattatgaaaaaaataataatttgagtCGGCATTGTTATAGGGCCAATATGCCATTACGAATGGATAAGACCATAAAGGCcccattttaaaaaatttctcttgtttttccacttttttatttatttcaacaTTGAAGGAAGCTTAGAAATTAAGTTTAAACTCGATGactattttgaggatcaaaacgcAAAATTGAGCGGGATTCAATGAATCGAAGCGGAGTGCACCATGTTGGGAAATACTAGAAGGGGTAAACtacaactttcttttcttcttcttcttcttcttctcttttttttttctttttttttttttttttttttttttttaatatgtaacAGCCCGTAATCCGCTAAATCATGATTGGCTTGTATTTGAAGCCTAAAtatcagtgttttaaacacctacgctatgtagcgtgtagcttacgctacctagcgtagcttagccttgacactatgtagctcatgaaaatagcttaagttgtgtgtagcctatgctacatgataATCTACATACGTTACACACTACATAGACTATGTTATACGCTacgtagctcacattacaagttatttttcactgctacattaaaatcatttaatgttttcaatgatttgttatgtttttctattttcaataaaaatttgttaatcttttcaatgcttttagtaaaatactATCGATAATAATATTAAATCACTTTTGTTGCTcttttacctttatacttaatcattgccctttcctattactttaggttgtgtttaattgcaccaaatatcatgaaattttgttaattttcattattaatcagcctAATTTGATGCATaagtatcatgaaattggtgcaatcAAGCGCAACCTTTAtcaaaaatctagaagtagcatgttGCTTACACTACAATGCtctgtagcttacgcctcacgctTCAAAGGGGTGAATGTTATGCTACACGTTATTCGCTATCTAAAACACTAATAAATATAGTGATTGCATAACAACCTATAATTATGCCATCAACTCATCATTATTCATAAGTAGGCCTATAATCTTAAATTATATATTGTTATTTAGATATTTAGAAGACtaaatacatgagttttactGTTTTAGAGTCAATCTCAGGTTAGTAGTATTGGGCAACCTAAGACAACTTACTAAAGAATGACCTACaacaccatcaaatacatgtttAAAACCAGAAAAGAAAACATATTTATAATCCCcacttttttaatataaaaaaaaaattagtatgCTTTTacatttttcctttaaaaaaaattaaactttaCAGTGTCATGATAGCCATTATGGGGATCATAAAGGCCATTACAGACCTTACATCTTGTATTGGAATGGTCACATGGCCAGCCATTAACTATTACCATTACCGAATACCTTGGTATCGATGCGAATGAGAGGAGAGGAGAATGTATAAAAGGAAAATAGTGGAAAGAGAGATGGAATAGATAAGGAAAAAGGGAGGAGAGGAGAATGTAGAGAGAAGAGAATGGGTTGATAGGGTTCACACACCCCCTCTCCTTCTTTTATATTATGAACGTTTCATAATTATAAAATGCCattaataacaaaagaaaaaaataaaattccatcTATGTCCTAGACAAAAATAACCTATCTAAGGAGCTTGTGTAGGCCTATATCGCATTCATTAAGACTCCCTCAAGCTGGAATATAGATATTATCTATGCCAagcttggatatatatatatatatatatagcagaggAGAGAGAGACGCTCACATGCGAACTacctacaaacttttttgagaactcatcatatctgatgattctcgaaaatctgaacagtccacatgaagcagaacctcatgaaaccctctggtaccaatttttactttgaaccaaaactttggtgggccataaaaatgcaaacagtttcttcccttgatttgaatttctctttactatggcccaccagaatgttagatcagggtgaaaattcaccccctcatgtttcatgggattccgcatcttatggaccgttcggattcaacacccatgacacgtgtgcaaaggtgcgcacgtgcgtaggtgagcatgcctctatatatatatatatatatatatatatatatatatatatatatatatatatatatatatatatatatatatatatatatatatatatatatatatgcacttgGGATCCATTTTAtacttttcattttatttaattaatttttacctTCCCAATTACCTACACAAATTTGTCTACGAATTTAAGTAATTTCTCCAAATTGGCAGCCAGGCGTTAATACACATTCAACTCTTCTCACATTCCCTTAAGTCTGGAATAATATTCAACCAACAATTTATCTCCTTCTTAGAGCTCGAATATTTATTCATATAAGTGACAAGTACAAGAGATATTTTTATCAGATGAATAAATCTTTCATAGAGCATCCCACACTTCTTTACATGCATGCAGAAACATGATATTTGCATTTATGGAGGGTTGCAAACTAATCCATAATCGGGTCATAATTTGGGTATTTTC belongs to Magnolia sinica isolate HGM2019 chromosome 8, MsV1, whole genome shotgun sequence and includes:
- the LOC131253183 gene encoding phosphopantothenoylcysteine decarboxylase-like, which encodes MSEREAAMDYMDMKKPRILLAASGSVAAIKFGSLCHSFSEWAEVKAVATRSSLHFIDKASLPKDVILYTDEDEWSSWKKIGDNVLHIELRKWADNMVIAPLSANTLGKIAGGLCDNLLTCIVRAWDFNKPIYVAPAMNTFMWENPFTERHLKAISELGFTLIPPITKRLACGDYGNGAMAEPSVINNTVRLKF